The Capsicum annuum cultivar UCD-10X-F1 chromosome 3, UCD10Xv1.1, whole genome shotgun sequence genomic sequence ttcttgaatgttcttgttgttcttcatgtatTGTTGagcaagaacattcaaaaagggGTGATTTGATCTAAAAAGGTAAATAAAGGAGtgtgattttgtatttttcttgaaaGATACAATCCCAAGACATCCAAAAGGAAAAGGGGACAAAAGGGATTTCAAAAGTCTTGTTTACCAAAAGAGAGTAAAAGCTTATTCCAAAactaacaaaagaggaaagagctaACCAcctttcaaaaaggtgtctttcCAAAAAGGTGAAAGGAAGTCAAAgcttttttaaattgaaaaagagGCTCCAAGTCTTATTATTTCCCTCCCAAAGCTGATTTTCACCAttccaaattaaaatttgacCAATCCAAATTGCAAATTGCCACGTCACCAAATTGCCACATCACCAAATTGCCACGTCATCAAATGCCATGTCATCACCCTCTAAAAAACAACCTTAGgctcaaaatttcagatttttagtTTCTTATTCTTGATTCCTAGTTTCGTTTATTGACTCTAGTAACTAATCGACAAGCTAGTACTCTTccactagattgtaagttagtttttgTGCTCGCTTCTTCCTGTTAgcattatttttttgcttttattgtttttgaatcATAGTATTTCTTGGTTCAATTTTGGACattactttcttgagtcttcaAGAAAAGAATCCATTctgaccaaggagtagactcaccccttaATTCATTATGAACTACAAGCCAACTTGCAACTTATGAAACCAAGCGTGAGATGATCAAAGTGTGTGAGAGCGTGGTGAGGATTTTGTGaactaattattttcttttatgagtttgttttgtttgttttaggTACAATTGCAATGGAACCTGCGGCTTCAACATCTCAAACCTTAGGCAATGAAACCACAATTGTTATTTTGACTAAACTTGAAGCCATGGCCCGTgaatgggaagtgataaataaaatattggatcATATAGGAATTCCAAGGGAGCAGGTGAGCTACTCGAACACACGTCAAGATGAAGGTCGTAgatcatgtgagctacaaggtaaaaatgcTCCCCTCTACACTTCTATGAACTTGGAATATCGtaatgtggctagtagtagccaaatgGGTATGGTTGGTGGTTTTTCTTAGGATTTGCACGAGCCTTCCCATAGTGGTACCCTTGACATTGTTAGGAGTGAACTCGTGAGCCTATTCTTGGATAAAGATTATGATGTTTACTTAGCTTAAAGGGATGATCATGCATTTGAAACTACTTTGAAACTTGGAAATGATCCCTTAGAGAGTGAGGGTTCCAAATCTGTCTGTAGGATAGATCCTACTCTTTTTAGGCATAATATCTTGTTTAAATGTGCTAtaatcactcctaatgaacctagtggtgaggaTGATAGTATAGCTTATCTTGAGGGTTATAACCTATATCTAACCCACTATGgagtgacaacattcctccttaagctggaaatctcttcttgaaagatgagagtactcttaagggtaggaAATGTGTAGTCTTGGGAAGGAATAATCAAACGGGCGAAGATGATCTTGGTTTGCTTGATTGCTTGGTAAACCCGAATTATACCTATTCCTTGAAAAATGAGTTCTATTGTAATCCTTTGCATGACACCCTACCCTTGCTTGATAAATGTGGGGATGACGTACTTAATATTTATGATAACTTGAATTGTGACCCCTTTGATAATATTGGTGGGTTCTGTTTACTAGAGGGCCCTAGGGTAAATGTGTTATTGCCTTTTTGGGGTATTGCTCATATACGTGCATTCATGTTTGACACACGTGTACTTAAGTTATGTGAACCGCAACTTGTGGATGCTAAGTTTTATTCTTGTTTATGGAAGAGTCCAAGGATGTTCAAGGCTTCTTGTCACCTTTATAGGGTTGGACAATTTGAAGTATTTTGTGGGACTCTTGGGAGCATGTTTGATATCATGGGTATAGGgaagcaattgtgtcttatggttCCAAGGATAAAGGTAATCTTACCTGTTGTATCTAGTGATGCCATTATGACCATGGTGGCTTCCTTACCTCTTGGTGATTCCCTTAGCCAACTCTTTTGTAACATTATTACTATGTTCCTTCTGAGTAAAACAAAGGATGTTtggttatatctcaagtgtgtaccaccttggcatgatgatttttttgttgtactaaccctaaccctcatgccatgaggattttGTGCTTGGTTGCCCTTTCTTTGTTCTTGCAAAGTATAGactcgaggttgaatccttttcaaaaaagggaggatgatacgatcCAAATTGCCATCCTAGCTTTGGAATACATCATTCGAGGCCAACACGTGAAGGATTCGATTATGGTCACATTAAGGGGAACAAAACATGCATGGAGAGGCCATTTCGAGCATTCTATAAGGCAAAACCGCGTGTGGAAGGTGGCTTGGGGGATGATTAAAGAACCACGGCCTTAGATCATTAAAGAGAACCtttattaagggtgttttagggATTTCACATACCCAATTTACACTCCATAGGAACCCACCCTTCATTAAGGATGTTTTGGTCTTTTTGTCCTTCAATTGTAAtaagactatatatagtttagtattagggATTTTACTCTTTGGTTATTTATTAATGTAATACTTTGAAAACATTGTAACAAACTCTCTCTAGTGTAAGGAGTGTAACACATTTAGTTGTAGGGATTGGAATAGCCACCAAACCGAAATAAGGGTaccaagtgtggatatcacttgtgttgcaatcgTTGACTTGAAATATTGGTGCTAGAGGAGGTAACGTCCCTCTTATGTCTATGTAGGATATTGGTGATAGTTTGTGTAGGTTTtaagggtccttagatttaatatatcttaCTATTCTTAGAGTTTATACACTCTTTTTTCAATCTATCTATccattttatctattgcaattcATGTGTTCTTGTTTTgtcatcttgttgttgtttttctgttTTGTTCTTGTGGACTGTTTGTGACATTTTTTTGGATGTTTTATGCCTTATTTAGACCATCTTGTATAACTACGCAAGGATCTTAGTGGAAACAGATGTCTCTTAACCGCTAGTTGATACAATCACCCTGAATACGCCTGGAGGGAAATTCAACAAAGAGTGGACTATGAATGGAAAccccattattgttattattgcaTGAAGTTTAGACATGTTAAAAAGCATTTTCGGGTTAAACAAGATACAGATGAAGATAAATAAGAAGTGCCTCGACGAAGACGACGAAATAGAGGGTGTAAAAGACATAACACCCCTCACATCAAGATTGGATTCCAAAATATGAGGATGGTGACAAGAATAAGCTGGCTGATATGCAGCAAATAGGGGAAATAGCCCCCAATCCTCAAGAAAAATCTGGTAGAATGATAACAAAGGATAAAGCTATCATTGGTGATGAGCTTTGTCCAAATATTGTAGGAGTATCAATTGGTCATTTTGGGCCCCTCCTATCTAAGGAAAATGAGGTTAGAACTGGTCATGGGAGTGACCCTGGGGGTAGCCACAATCCCCCATGATCATCGTAAATTGGATTTTTAGGGGCTTAAATGAACCCCTAAAGCAAAAAGAGGCACGACTCTTTTTGCAGAAGCATAGAATTAATGTTTTTGGATGTATAGAAACTCGAGTAAAGGAACACAAATCTAAAGGTATTATGCTGAAATTTGTGCAAGGGTGGAACCATAGTTGTATTATCCAATAGGAACCAATGGAAAAATTTGGTTGCTTTAGAAATGGCAAGTGAAATTACAGATTTTGTAGGTTCAGGAACAGTTCATACATTGCTTGACAGAGGACTCCACAGGGTCCATTACTACCCTATTAAATATAGTGTATACTAAGAATGAAGCTCAACAAAGGTTACTACTGTGGAAGGAATTGATGCTAGTGGGAACAACAGTGCAGGGGCCTTGGCTAGTGAGTGGTGACTTCAATAATGTATTATCTACAAATGACATGATAGGCTCAATTGTGACACCAGGTAAAGTTCAAGCATTCTAGGAAAGTGTGGATAATCTACAGCTCACTTCACTGCATGGTAAAGGCTGGCACTACACATTTTGTAATAAACATGATATAGCTACAAGGGTATactcaaaaattgattgggcatTTGGTAACTTCCAGTGGGTACAGAGGTATAATCAAGAGAAGACTGAATTTTCAAACACTGGAGTATCTGATCATACGTCCATATTGATTGAGTACCAGGTGATTGTGGCTAGTCACCCAAAACCATTTAAGTTGTTCAATACTATGATGTAGCACCCTGATTTTTGAGGACTAGTGAGAGAAACATGGTCTAAACCAACTCAAGGCACCCACATATATAGGCtatggatgaaactgaaatagcTCAAATTGGAGGTTAAAGTTTTGAATTCCTATTTGGCTTCCTATGATCAGAGACTGAAGGCGGCCAGGGAAAGTCTAAACATTGTTCAAAGTCAGCTATTACTTTAGCCACAAGATCAGTCCTTAATAGAACAAGAAAGGCAAGTGCAACGGGATATTCTAAAATGGGGTACTGTCGAGGAACAAGCTCTTAGGCATAGGTTAAGAGCAACTTGGATAAAATATGGAGACTCAAACAccatttatttttatgctcaatGTAAATTAAGAGCTCACAGGAATGTTATATCTGTTGTGTATATAGAACAGTGCATTAAACTAAGTGCACCTGATATGATCGAGAAGGAATTTACCTCTATCTTCACTCAACAAATGGGTACCATCAGTAGAGGTCCGTGTCTGTCCTACTCCTAGAAATGTTCCCTGATCAGAGAAGTAACTATAGAAGAAATTTAGTCTTCTCTAAGGGAGATGCCAGCAGAGAATTCCCCTGGAGTTGATGGTTACCTAGTGGAGTTCTTCACTCAATAGTGGGAGGTGATAAAAGTCGATGTGAGGAATCCAGTGCCTGAATTATTCTCATCTGGTAAACTACTTAAAACCTTCAGCACATCCCTTACATTGGTTCCAAAGGTTAAAGACCCAACctatgaaaaatattatagaaTCATAGCTTGTTGTACGATATTCTATAAACTCGTCACAATACacagctcaagctagtaacactagttttctcgtctaaactctaagtgaccaaatttattctaaacttgtttgaaatacgccttaaacattgtaataaagtactttagcacttagatgctcaattatataaatatttacacattaagcacacaagaagtcctcaaaacaaggctaaataagcatagataataccactaaggtgcataaatccaccttagatcaATAGAATTTTAAGAAAACATATTTAGTTTGAACAATATAAttgcaaataaaaagaaaatagcaactttattcatatatttattatcCAGTAAGGTGATCAATTCTTCAATCAATATCCTCATAGAAATCTTTAGTTCTCAAATCAGTAAAATTTGAGATGCCCTTAAAGTCATCATCTTTGTAAGCAAGATTTGCTTCAATATCATATATGCATTTTATGAAGctacttcatcatcatcacctcGAAAGGTCAAGTGCGCTTctactattttcttttcttttaagggaAGTTTGATAAAGTTTGACAAAATAATCAAGCGTACGGCAAGTACGTGCCCAATGACTTTTCATACCACATTGGTGACAAATATTAACTTTACTCTTTGAGGGATTATTTTGAGAACCTTTATTGTTCTcctatttattttcattattatgacGATAATTATTTTATCCTCTGCCACATCCTCGCCCACATCCACGACCATGAccacgataataatttttcttattttaggttGATTATGCGATGCTGCAACATTCGCTTCAGGAAATGGATCAGATCTAGTGTGATGAgctttatgatttttcattaacagAGTATTATTCTAATCTATCACAAGTAGGCATGTAATTAATTCAGAATATTTCTTAAATCCCTTTTCACGATATTATTGTTGTAGCAaaggtcacccgtcagattaggcttgacacccttcgTCGTTCGGGACAATACAGCATACCAgactagtggatccacatagcccgcattaatacccgtggcatggtattaacaccctttcaattggagTTACAGGTTTAACCTCGATTAGCTCAagttggggcatatcgattagatgatagctcccacagtctcagtccaataatcagacctgtagttcagtctcagtgttgtttgaccaaagcatatagatatcacttatttcagtattttagtttacagatttttattcagttcatgttatatgcttggtcatgcatccccagtatctacagatttcacgtaccttcagtatttatagactttcatgcatacataatatttacatatttcatatatttttagtatccGCAGATTTTGTGCTCTCTATTCAATACTccatattttacatgtatatccagataattattattcttgttcatgaaaccatgcatgtcagtctacctcatttagcataccagtacattcaaagtattgattgcatacctttcttttgcgctatgatgtattatatcataggttctaacgCTCAGTTCCCAAATCGCGCTTAGACTTCTCAGACTCTCAGCAGTAGTAGCGgtaagtccttatattttgaggacagattattttaccttatgtttttagttcagtatttagaggagttagttggggtctgtcccatcaactcatagttagtcattttagaggctttcagatattacagttagttattcCATAATCAGACTTCAGTTGAcatgtcagttagttattcagattttctttatcttaccagattcagatagttattttctAGATTTATAGCACAGTGTtgatttcagttattaaaaccttacgGCATTTCAGttttcttccatatttatgattatgttattcagtgctctcagcaggtaccaactcatgggttagcttatggtccttcgtgattgtaagcaccgtgtgatgcccagggtgtactctcagggtgttacaaacttggtatcagaacctaaggttttaaagtatcctagaaagtctaaaagttgcgccaagtagagtcttgtgcatgggtgtgtagcgcgccacacttatgggcaggaggctacaaggcgtttaggaaaggttttccttcttttagtattcttgtcgtgcgagtgagcatgagctcaagttaaactctcagtctaatccatttcttcctttcatttacagaacatgtctcccaaaaagaataacagaagagGAACAggaaaccagccaacacctccgcccatccaggcagatcctctggacgagcatgtctctcacgcagaatttagAGTTGTGTTCACCACTTTAGCAAACTCcatagcagctcagaatgaacgtCTAGCTtttgttcaggccaacctagtaGCCAATACTGTTGCAGCCAAGTTTCAagatttcacctgaatgaatcctcctttctttacgtgtccaagtctgaagaggatccacagaaattcttagatatggtgcagaaggtaacaaatattatggggtaAAATCTAGTGAAAGTGCTGAGTTGGCTATATATCAATTGCAgaatgtggctcatacatggtttaagtagtggaaggtagatagaggtgTTGATGTAAAGCCTATAAAATAGGAAGAGCTTGTtacagctttcttagatagatccTTCCCATtcgagttgagggaggccaaggtgtgagaatttattaacttgaggcagggcatCATaagcgtgaaggagtattccctcaagtttactcagttagctagatattctccccatgtagtagcttacagcaggtccaagatgagtaagtttgtgtctggtgtatttgatagtgtggtcaaagagtttAGGACCGCAATGCTAATTAGGGAGACAGACTTGTCTATACtgatgatccatgctcaatagattgaggagcaaaaaattaaagagagagagagagagaaaacaagagggctaggatggatagttttaatttcagtcagccaaggtcaaaaggtggtaaccgtccccatttttatcagaggtcttcagctccagcaccctcttcagccagtgccccagtacccaaatttagaaatgataattaGGATAGGGCAGCAGGCTTTAAGTCCTAAGACAGTGTTAACAGTGCCCGCACGAATCCTCTATGTTAAAAATATGGCAGACACTATCAGGGTAAgtatagagctggcagtgatgtgtattTTGAATGTGGGAAGCTCGACCATCGGATTTGGGAGTATCGGGTAGTTGCTCAGAGAGGTAGGGAGTtacgccaacagggccagtccaaACAGTCGTTAGTTCTATCCAatcgcccaactcagtagggtgccgcttatAGTTCTACTAGTGTTCAGCAtccgaacagattatatgctcttcagtcctgccaagatcaggaaaattctcctaacgtaGTTATTGGTACGTTGCAggtattttcttacatgtttatccCTTACTAGACCCTggacattttatttcttttataacttcatatatagccatcaattttggagtcagtctcataatatctcagaaactTATTTCAGttgatctcatagagttagagagaatggattttgacgtcattctcagcatggattggctccactcatgctatgcctcagttgattatagaaatggaatagttcattttcagttcctaaatgaaccagtccttgaatggaggggtagtactacagctcttaggggtcaacATGTTTCGTACCTTAAAGAGAGAAAGataatatccaaagggtgtatttaccatcttgttcgagtcaaagactgaaattcagagactccaacccttaagtcagttttagtagtcaggAAATTTATagatatgttccctgaagatcttctcgaaGTTCCTCCAAAAACGGAAATCAACTTCGGAATAAACCTTCTCCTAGACGCTCAGCCCATatttattcctccatacagaaggGCTCCAactaaactcaaagaactaaaagaacagttgaaggatctcctagacaaaggattcatcaggcccagcgtctccccgtggggcacaccagttctatttgtgcataagaaagacggttctctcagaatgtgtattgactaccgtcagttgaacaaagtcaccatcaagaataagtatccacttcctcgaattgatgacttatttgaccaacttcatagtgccagttacttttttaagatatacctcagatcgggctatcatcagctcagagtcaggaaatgtgacatttcgaaaatagctttccgaacccggtatgatcactttgaattgctagtcatgtcctttggtcttacaaatgccccaacagctttcatggacttgatgaaccgagtgttcaagtagtatttggacatgttcgttatagttttcattaatgacattcttgtctattcccgtagcgagaatgatcacgcaGAATACCTCAGAATAATACTTCAGACTTTTAaaacccatcagttgttcgccaaatttagcaaatgtgaattctagctaagatcagtagctttccttagccatattatttttgatgatggcattagagttgatcctcaaaagaccgaagcagtgagaaactggccaagacccatttttccttcaaaaattaggagtttcttaggtttggctggctattaccatcggtttgttgaagggttttaatCTATTTCATTctctatatctagattgactcagaagaaagtcaagttttagtggtcagattcctgtgaaaagaatttttaggagttgaagacttgactcacctcagccatAGTTCATACTTtgtcagatggttcagatggctttattgtgtactgtgatgcatccagagtaggattgggttgtgtcctcttgcagagaggtaaggtcatagcctatgcctctagacagcttaagccccgtgagaaaaattatcctactcatgatcttgagttagcagctgtagtatttgccttaaagattttgaggcattacttgtatggggtacatgttgatgtgttcacagatcacaagagtttgcagtatgtgttctctcagaaagatttgaattgcatcaaagaaggtggttaaagttattaaaagattatgatatgagtgttctgtatcatccgagcaaggccaacatagtggcaaatgatctcagtaggttgtctatgggtagtgttgctcatgttgagaatgataagaagaatttagttcaggaaattcatcagcttacccgactaggtgtctgcttattcgattcaacagaaggtagtgtatgggtacagattagttcagaattatctctagtttccaaagtggagaaaaagcaggatagagatcccagtctagttaagttgaaagaatcaaacAGAGATTAGaagatggaggttttctcccaagggggagatggtgtgctgtgTTGTAAGGGTCCGCTATGTGtacctggtgtagatgacttgaggcaatgaatttttGCAGgagcgcatggtgcacgctactttattcatcaggggccactaagatataccgcgatttgtgggagatctattgttagagtggcataaagagagatattatagagtttataactaagtgctctacatgtcaacaggttaagattgagcactagaagcctagtgggtccatgtaggagtttagtattcctacttggaagtgggaagaagtgaacatggactttatgacaggcctgcctcgtactcgtcatcagcatgattttgtttgggttatcatatataggatgaccaaatcaactcattttctgccagtccatacctcttattcatccgaggactatgccaaactctatctcatagagttggttaggttatacggtgtttcattatctatcatctcagatagaggtacccagtttacctctcacttctggaaagcattccaaaagggtattggtacccaagtccacctcagtacaaccttccaccctcaaacagaagGTCAAGGAAAAAGGACTagtcagactcttgaggatatgctgagagcatacgtacttgattttaaaggtagttgggatgaccacttgcctttgattgaatttacatataataataactatcattctagtacctagatggctccgtttgaggatccatttgaagtaggtaaggcaatggtagtagggcctaacttggtatttgatgcgttagagaaggtccagttgatcagagaaagtcttaaggcagcccagagccgacagaaattgtatgcagatataaggagaaaggatctcgagtttgagattggtgattttgtgtacttaaaaatctctcccataaagggagtgaagaggttcggcaagaaaggaaaactcagtccccgatatgtcggtccttataggattctcagTTTtcttggaaaggtagcttatgagcttgagttgccttcagatctagcgtCAATACACCCAGTATTctacgtctccttgctaaagaaatccATTGGATACCCAACAGTCATAGTTCCTTTAAAGGACGTAAacattcagaatgatctctctttcgaagaggtttcagtccagatcctcgatcatcagattcgtagactaaggaacaaagaagtttcgctagtcaaagttctttggcggagtcggtccgttgagggagccacttgggaagcagaagcagatatgcggatcaagtaccctcatcttttctccgcgaaTTTAGATTCGATTGAAGgtattaatcttcttaagatttctctttatcatgctcagtttcagttgcacatcatgttcatgtcagtcgtgccttcatgaattagtttagtcatgcattccatgcatcagatattcatgtctAGCATATAATctcagtccatcagtttcctcagcttaactagtctcattcgaggacgaatgatcccaagggagagatattataataccccatattttcctagcataaatTAAATCTCAGTACATAAGTATCCatctctaaaaaaatttaaatactcATTATTTCTCATTTAAGAGACCACCAAGTTATGGGAaattgaactagctttccaacaatataagattcgccttaatccgataactGAGTaacaagttatggcaatttaaagttatggcaattttaagtttcaatcataaAACATCGTGATTTGGGTCCGTAACGCATCGCTgagaagtgtaaaatcacaattgtcaaatttcagtgaaa encodes the following:
- the LOC124897056 gene encoding uncharacterized protein LOC124897056, with protein sequence MDQVDDQLNRGTQMRGSEKRHVVKMLVRVQAVVADVCGGSYSFRVSGTIAMEPAASTSQTLGNETTIVILTKLEAMAREWEVINKILDHIGIPREQVSYSNTRQDEGRRSCELQGKNAPLYTSMNLEYRNVASSSQMGMVGGFS